The Scleropages formosus chromosome 3, fSclFor1.1, whole genome shotgun sequence genome contains the following window.
TGCGCGCTTGCTGCAATTAGAGtaattatatatacagatggaaaaaagagaaacagcacTAAAATTTCAGCCTTCCTTGCTGAAATAGCGATAAATAATagtatgaaaacaaaacagtacaataacagaaaaacagcaCCTGTGACTAATTAACAGCTGTCTTGCAGTCCTTCAGTATGTAGTGTAACCAACTCTTGTAGCTGTCACTGCTAGAGATAATAATGTGTAGATCTAATGAACCTCTGAATCTGCAACTGTGGGAGGCTATTCCATTCCCAGAGAAGAGTTCTGGCTGTTGGAAAGTAAAGGTCCACGGTTCCAGATGTTGTGATCCAAagcatcccaaaggtgctccaGGGGTTTAAGGCCTTTGTACAGGTGACCTGATCAGGCATTGTTCCACCTGGACCTCACCGGGTAAAATTGCACATACGTTCATTTTGacgatccttttctccaaagcaatttagaatgtTGTGCTACCAACAATTACCCtatatacacctgggtaatatttagtggagcaatttagggtaagtgctttgctgaaggtgagatttgaacctgcagcctaagggtccaaaggcagcagctctaaccagtacagtaccagctgtcccacaaatGAACCTTTGTGGGTTTGGGAAGCTGCATTGCTGCTGGTCAGACAGCTGAAACGAAAGAAAACTTTGTTAGTTTTTGTACGGTTTTCTTATTccataaaatgtttcttttctccattaAATGCCAGACTATGAGATGTTATCCTTCCTAAGAGGAACACAGAAAAGCTTCACTAATAATAATACCGAAGCAGCTATTTGGTATGATATTAGCCTTACTTGATGGTTGAGAGAGTTCCCAGCATGAGGGGAAGTAAGTATACATTTGGTTTTGTTGCACAAAAGCTATTACTGTGTTAATAAGATGAAACAGCCAGGCTGACACTACAGAAGATCAGAATTCTCTTGGGTTTGAGACCCCAACTGTGTACCTGTCCCAAAATGTCTGTTAAAATACCTTTTGTTGGAGTAAAATGATCAGGTAACAGGGAAAAACACTGCTGTATGAAATAATAAACCTAGTGTTTTTATAAGCTGGTGTAGCAGTTTTCCATCACATAGCACCTGTCACGTGGGCACTCAGTTCTGACATGTATCTGAAACCTGAAGAGCTCCATTCCCACCTAGACACGTTATCGTGACTCAGCGGAGTGGTGTTTTATACCGagtttcacccatagtgtcAGAGGTGCTGGCTTTCCGTTTCCCCGCAACGCGATAAGGCTCGCGTGACTTCACGTTAACGGTGCTCATCAGTGAAACGCCGTTCGGGGTTCTTTTTGAAAGCGTTTCCCATAGCGCTTTTGTTTCATAACATTAACAAACTGCTTCAGGAAGCCCCAAAGCAGCTGTGCTGAACTCTTCCGCCTCACAGCTGCTTTCAGCAATAACCTGCTGTCAAAACCAGCCATCAAGATCCCTGCAAATATGTACCTGAtacttatctccaaagcaacttattaagCTACCcacacttattcactcatttatacagattgaaaatttttactggagcaatttaaggtaagaacCTTGTACAAGGGTACTTCAGATgaagttgggatttgaacccacaacctttgggctcaaaggcaggagctctgaCCGCTACATTTCAAGCTATAGTGTAGTGACCTGGTTAATTTTCCCTACCTtcacacaaacaaaatcaataacACACGCAAGGAAGACCACACGGCTCACCGAAAGGCTTTATTCGCTTATGCTTAAATAACATGTCGCTATCTTTGGAAAATGTTCTATGAGTACAGGACATGCACTACAGGAGCAGAGGCAACGTGGACTAAAGGACGGGCGGATGAGGTCGCAATGACAGTAACGTCATCCAAACGTCCCATCCCGGGGTCAGGCGGTCATCGATCCATCAAACATTACTGAGAGCAGCGGCCCTGAACTCCACATCTAACGGAACTAAAGAGAATCTCCTCTCGACATCGACAGTGACCCTGCAAACAAGGTGATAACACCTTCAGCAgaagtttaacaaaaaaaaaaaaaaaaaaagacctccCTAAACGAGAATAAGCAACCGTGTATTTGAACTTTTCCGAAAGGCTGCCCCGGCAGAGCGTCTCGTGCTCCTCTCCAGCCTCAAGAGCGCGAGCGGTTAGTGTCCAGCGACTCGGCTCGCCCACGGGCGGTTGCAGGCGTTCACGAGGGGGAAAGGCCCAGAGTCTTGTCCCCGACGTGGCGCCGCTGGTGGATGTTCACCTCGCCCTTGGTCGTGAAGCACTTGCCGCAGAAGGAGCAGTTGAAGGGCTTGTCGCCCGTGTGGCGCTTCAGGTGCACCGTGAGCTCACCCTTGCGGATGAAGCACTTGTCGCAGAAGGTGCAGCTGAACGGTTTCTCCCCGCTGTGGATCTTCTGGTGGGCCGACAGCTGCCACTTGTTGCCAAAGCACTTGCCGCAGTCGGAGCAGCTGAAGGGCTTCAGGCCCGAGTGGATGAACTCGTGTCGGTTCAGCTGACCCTTCCTGGCGAAGCTCTTGTCGCAGTGGGTGCACCTGAAGGGCATCTTTGCCTCGTCGCTGACCGTTTGGGGCTGTGGGGCCAACTGCTCGCCACCGCTGCTGCCGCCGTCGCTCTTCCCCCCATCCACCCTGTGGACCCTCTGGTGAGCCTCGAGCTCCGCCTCCCCAAAGAAGTCTTTGCCGCAGTCCGAGCAAATGTAGAGTCCCTCGGCGGGCTCGCCGTGCCGTGTCTCTGCCGGGTGCTGCCGCCCGCAGCCCGTCTGCCCCCCATCCACAGGCCACAGCGCCGCCGCCCGTCTGGCGGCGTCGCTCCTCTCCGCCTGGCTGTTTGCGGTTCCCCTCAAGCCGCCCTCCCGCTCATCCGAGTCGTAGTCCATCTCCTCCTTGACGGTGACCACAGCCATTTCTCCAGGATCGCTCGCCTCGTCTTCGCTCTCAGATGAGCTTGTGCTGGCAGGAGTCTGTGACAGGAGCATTAACAGAAGCATTAACCGCACGCATGCAGTCGTCTCCGTGGCGATGGCAGAAAGCCAAACGCTTCTGGATAGAGGACAAGGTGTGGCTGTCGTCACTCGGGCTGATCATCAGCACCATTTCCAGTTTTCTGCGTAAAATCAAGGTGAGCCACGGTACCTCGGCTGCTGCGCTCGGTGACGACTCCTCATGGTAAAGGTCCCCCGCGAAGCCGATGTCGGTGACTTCCTGCTTGATCCTGCGAGATGTCTGAGTCTCTCCGTCCACCTGGAAGGTCATCCTTGGATGGACATCATATTCCTGTGGCTCCTCCTTGATGGTGACCACGGCCACACTGTGAGAGCCTGCGGATGACACGGTCACGCTGGATAGAAACGCCCCCTCAGC
Protein-coding sequences here:
- the LOC108923739 gene encoding zinc finger protein 300-like, with the translated sequence MAKRCCWGKCGADSRFPERARGLRFVPLPEAREERLLWMRLCGWPHDQYASEGPAEGERRLFVCSRHFVDGAPTLANPIPVAAGAKGDSALHLPATAPSDGAGSHSVAVVTIKEEPQEYDVHPRMTFQVDGETQTSRRIKQEVTDIGFAGDLYHEESSPSAAAETPASTSSSESEDEASDPGEMAVVTVKEEMDYDSDEREGGLRGTANSQAERSDAARRAAALWPVDGGQTGCGRQHPAETRHGEPAEGLYICSDCGKDFFGEAELEAHQRVHRVDGGKSDGGSSGGEQLAPQPQTVSDEAKMPFRCTHCDKSFARKGQLNRHEFIHSGLKPFSCSDCGKCFGNKWQLSAHQKIHSGEKPFSCTFCDKCFIRKGELTVHLKRHTGDKPFNCSFCGKCFTTKGEVNIHQRRHVGDKTLGLSPS